aaaagtactgcaTTGCACTGTACTATATTTGGAAAGAGAGGGGTTAGAGtagaaggaaaacagaatttgtgagttttagagcagtggttctcccaCTGGCCTGGTCTGGTTTGGCCTGatcttgccttttggcctggccttgccttgtGGCCTGACCTGGCATTGCCTTGCCTTTTGGTCTTGCCTGGCCTAGACTTGCCTTTGGATTTGGTCTGCCCTGGCCTTGACTTTTGGCCTGTTCTGGcattttggcctggccttttggtctGGCTTGTCCTGCCTTTTGgtcttgcctggccttgccttgccttttggccttgcCTTTCAGCCTGgctttttggcctggccttttggcctggcctggcctcttggcctgccttttggcctgggctagtcttttggcctggccttttggcctggccttttgtgctagcctggccttttggcctgtcctggccttttttcctggttttttggcctggcctggtcttgccttttggcctggcctcacCTTTTGGCCTGGCCTAACCTTGCCATTTGACCTTGTCTTTcagcctggccttttggcctggcctggcctcttagcctttccttttggcctggcctggcctcttggcctggttttttggcctggccttttggttTGGCCTGGTTTTTTTGTTCTGGCCTTTTGTGAGTTTTAGAGCAGTGATTCTCCAACCACTGCTAATTTGCATCAGGTCAGTCTTTCCTGGAGGGATAAACAACCAGTATTTTGTTAAGCACAGACtgctggtcccacccccagagCTTCTAATGCTGTTGGTCTGGTTGAAAACTACTCTTTTAGAGCATGAGGCCtttgaagaataatattttagattgaaataatttacacaagATAGTGACAGACAAACACTGGTTTGTAGGTTAGTTACAGTCTCTGGTGTCTTTCCTATTTTTGATCTCCATCTGTCTTAACTCCTGCTTTTCTCTCAGTTAGCTCTGAGATCGGCTTTTCCTTTGAGTTTAACATGTCTCTAGCTACTACCTCTGACAATGAATCTCCTAGAAGGCCTTTTTTATGATGCCTccatttcatagaaaaaaattagcaagctTTACCTGGGTCCAAATCTTTCTCAGTATTTGGCTTCAGTGACACCTCTGAGGCATGAGTGTCCCTCATCACAGGTTGGTCCAAGTGGGTGGACTCTTCAGGAGCCTGCACACTCAGTTCTGCTGTGCTCTCTTGTGACACATTATCTTCAAGAGGTGGTTGCAGCTCTACAGGTGAGAAGAATGCATTGGGCTAGCACAGCTTGATGACACTATGGGTTTGGCTAATCCCACTGACCGTACCAGCTCCAGGGCACCTCAACATTGCCCTCCATGCACAGGCATCCCATGGAGCACAACTGGGCAGGGAAACaagagtttcagtttcttttattccatttaaAGGATGACTAATCTACATAATAAAATCTACAGAGgagtatttcataaataaatatatttatggtaGGGACTTCGGTAACATCTTTCCTTGGCAAACTAACCTATGCCCAcacaaataaatgtgcaaaagaGAATTCCACTTAAGAGCAGAAATCTCTCCTGCAGAGAATTAACATAAACTCTTGCATACACAAGCATGCTTTTTCTCAAAGAATGAGTACAGATAGGGACATCCCATGGCATGGCAGCTTGCTGAAATGTCTTTGGAATACTTTCAAAGTACCCCAAAGAGTCAAAGAAAGTGAACCCACCTCCTTCCCTAAGAGGCTCAGGGGACAGTCCAATGTGATTCACAGCAAAGGTGAATTTCTTTGTAGCCTCCTATTTTACCCTGAAAATTCACCTGAATTTTGCATTCTCAtccaaaatatatgttttaattaaatgtGGAAAGAGTTCTCCTCCCCCAGCTCTCAGGAAAAATTAGCACTCTGGGGAAATACATTTGCCTTTGGCTTTCTGTGCCCCTGGTATTCTTGATTCAAATACATCTGTCTGAAAAGCCTGGATacaccaggtgtggtagctcacacacATAATCTCAGTACTCtgagaggccaaagtaggagggtcacttgaggccaaaagggcaagattggcctgggcaacatatcaggaccctgtctctacaataaataaaacattagttgggtacagtgatgcacgcctgtagtcctagctgcttaggaggctgaggtgggaggttcacttgagcctaggagttggaagctgcaatgagctatgatcatgccactgcactccagcctgggtgacagagtgatattctgtctcaagaaaaggaaagaggaaggaagggagggtggccaggaaaagggaaagaaaagaaagagaaaaacctggATGCAGAGAATAGAACAAGGAACTAGAAATCAGAACTCTTATGTCAAGATATTGGCTCGGAGTCAATTCAACTGAATGGTTTCCATGCACCAAGTGCTGCATTAGAAGGCTCCCCATCCCTGTCCCAACCTTGATTAATCTGAATGCAAGAACCTCAGGGTCCAGGAGGGTTTAACTGGACTGAGTGCTTCCAAAAAGCAGGAAGAACAAGCCATCCACAAAAGATAAAACTGGAGAGAACATAGGAATTCAGTCAAGGCATTGATCTAAAAGTTATACCAGTCAATCCACGGTTAGACAGCAATTATCTTATGATTGAAAAACTGTTCAATAAAATCCTTTCATAATTTTCCATGGCATCTGTATTTTGTACATTACTTTCTGGTTTGTATCTTTCTCTTTAGCTTTTTATGaagtttccttttgaaaatgCTAACCAGTCTCAACTATTCCAAGGGAAACAGCAAGAAATCCTCCTCCAGGCTCCAGCCTAAAAGAAGGCGGGAAGGAATATGTGGGCCTCCCTGTGTGGTCCCTCCTTTAGGCACACTGGAAACTCAGCAGAGCTTCACAAGTAAGATACTAGGCACCTCAGCAAACCTGCTCCACCTGCTGCTCCAGCCCAATTCTACAAGGCCATAGGTATCTCACCTTCCATTACTCCACCCAAGCCTTCGTCTAGAGGTGGTGCCATCACCAGTATGGCTGTCTCCTCTGCTGCGGAGTGCTTGTGCCTGACAAAATAGATTAGGTCTTGAATGTCATCAAGCACTGCAGCCTCTGgaaatatgttattttccttcATTCCAAGATCTCTATTTTCAGCCACGCGAGTATCAAGCATTTTTTCTGCTATGCTCAGAATTTGTGACACAGAAGCATGGAAGACCTTATCTAGGACCTTTTCCACATTATAGGGCAGGGTCTCCTGCTGTGCTGACTTCAGTTTTGATGACATTTCTTGTAGTAAGGATTCCAGCTTATGGACATTAAAGTACTTCTGGAACCGCCGCAAAGACTGCTGTTCTTTAAAGAAGCTGCTTCTGATAGGCAAGTCCTCCCTCTTGTCACTATACTCTGGCTCTACAGTTGTATGGGGAGTCCAAAGGAACGAGTCATTTTCAAGGTCTACAGTAGCAGACCCCTGGCTTTCTGTGCCCATGTATTTCTCTGTGTTCTCATGGTCCTCCTTTATGAGTTCTCCCTCAGGCTTCTCTGCAAGCCCTGAGGTCTTCAGATGTTCCTCAGGGTTGTTGTTCTTCAGATAATCAGAATCTTTTTTCTGAAGCGCTTCAGCTAACTCTGGAGTCTGAGTTTTTATGCTGTCAGAAAAGTCACTTTCTTTAGATGGTCTGTGTGCTTTCTCATCTGCCGCAGGGCATTCTTTTCCCACCACTGTATATGGTTCCCTGCCTCCTGTGTTGAATCCTTTGGCTGCAGtctcacattttttttcactATCCAGAATCTTACCAGTTTCTCGCTTGCTTTCTTCAGTTTCTGGATCAGGATTAGTGGTCCCTAAAACTGCTCTTTCAGGGACTTGCAGATTAACATGAAACTGCCTGCCCTGAATTCCAGGGTTTTCTTCTTTAGACCATTTTGCACTTACAGCATTTTCATCTTCCAGTAGTTCTTCAGGGGGATAATCATCCTCTTCTGCTTCTGAAAGGAGAGCTGGTTCTCCTGTGCTGTCAGATTGGTTTGTCTGTCCTACTTCCTCTGTATGCTGTATTGCTTTGTGATGAAAAACCTCTTCATCCGAGGAGTCCTCTTTGGCTTCACCCTCAGAGAGCCTTATCTTCTCACTTATTTGCTTATTGACTGCGGCAGCCACATATCTTTCTCGTTGCCAAGAAAGATTTCTTCCCAGAATGGTAGCCTTTTCTTTCCGTTCTCTGGGCAAACCAATCTCATCTGGAGAGGAGGATGTAGGttggttttgtgttttaagaACTAGTTCCTCTTTAAATCCCTCACATTGATGCTCCACTGGAAGCGTGTGTGGTTTGGTTCCATTTACTGAAGCGTCTCCCTCCACACCGTCTCTGGATGTGTTAGGGTGGTTATCTCCCATGACTGGTGCAGTACACAAGGATTCCTGTTGAATCTCTCTGGCATTCATTGCATTCCCTGCAGCTTTCTGTGCAGATTCACTCTCAGAGCCACCTTCCAAAATCTGCTCTCCAGGCTTTTCTTCGTGGggcattccttttgaaatatgAATACCTGCTCCATTTAggtcattttctttattgtctaAGGCTGATTTTAATGTGTCTTTGCCCTTTTCACCAGCTGGCATAGAGTTGAGGTTATTGCTGTGAGTAGGGCTGTACACAGTCatcctttcttgcttttcatcCTCTAATTCTGTCTCATCTTGTACCAGGCACTTCTTGGATTCCTGAACTTCCTGCCCTTTTCCTTTAATGTGACATTCTGTGTTGACTTCTGGGCCTTTGTCATTATTCATTTTAGGGATGTCTACAATCAAAAGACCGTCATCTACATTGTCAGGGTTACTATAATCTGTTGCGGACCGTGATTTTCCCTGTTTGCTATCTGGGACTAATGcatcatcatctttttcttcctctgaattAGAGCTCTCTAAATCCAgtgtatctgttttttctttaccTCCTGTGTCAAGAGAATAGATAGTATCCATCCAGGTTGTTAgtatatttttatcatcatttttgATGTCAGCGTGCACAGTTAGCTCAACCTTATCCTCTTCATTTGAATTCTGCTTTTTATCTGTGGAATATTTCTCAACTCCAGACTTTGCTGGATTTTTGATATCTTCCCCATCTATAAAGGTGAGTAATGGCAGCTTATCAAAGTCTTTTTGGTTATCCTCATCTTCCTTCCCAACTGCATAATACTCAGCATCCAAATCCTCATCAAAATCATCTTCTAATGAAGTAACAAGTCTGGTTCTTTCATCATCAGATACAAGTGCATCAGCTGTTGAGCCAAATTTGGTTTTCAAGTCTagagtcatttcttttttcaaaagctTGTAGCCATCAATCTTATCCTGTTCATTTGAGACCTGAGAACTATTgctggttttgttgttttcacCTTCTGGCACTTTTAGTTTATCTGGCAGCATTTCTTCAGAAGCTTCAAATGAAGGCTGCTCTCCCTGAGCATGATCTGCTTGGCTATTTGTATGGGGGTGGTGCTTCTGAGCTGTAAACTCTTCCTGAAGATCCTTTGCCTTTTCTGAGAATACTCTGTCACTTTCCACTGAGTTGGCTTCTACTGGATCAGGCTCAGGTTCCCTTTCCTTAGATAATTCAGGGTTTTTTTCCACATCCTGTGAAGTTTTTTTCTATAGCTTTCTCAGAATCTCCAGTTGCAGAATTGTACAATTCCAAGAACTCTAAAAGTTCTTCTACATTATAATTATCAAAATCATCTCTTCCtccatgaaaacaaacaaaatccatctcctgcaagaaaaaaaaaattagtgtgtcACTAATCAAGTGTCACAAGAGCAATTTCTTATCCATGTTAATGACTGAGATAATCCCAAATTCCTGTTTGGCTCTAAAGGAGCTTTTGTGCCAATGTTGGGCACCTGTTCTTGGGCACTGGGTGGATAGGAGGCTGGAATCCACTTTCCCATCTGAGTAATACTCCTGGCTTCCCTTCATTCTCTCTCCCCCAGGGGAGGAATGATTCATGTGGTTGGTGAGTTTGCTCAGTCCCATTCCTGTTTTCTGTTTGGGACCTGCTGGAGAGAAAACACACATTCTGTTCCTCCATGCTGTCGGTTTTACAGGGACAGTCTTCCTTGGGGAGACCCCTAGTTGGGTAGCTCTGTTTGTGACTGAGTAAGTCCATCTAAATTTAGACTGTAATGTTAGAAAGCCCATTATTTCTGCACACTCCCAACAGCTTTATCAGTAAATAATGGGGTCATTTTGATCTTCTATGTGCCCAACTTCTGGGTCTCTCAATTTGTTTAGAGCACAGGTGGGGAAAAGTGAGGTGTCATTTATTGGGTTCCGCAACTCCCAACATCTATGCCTGATGTTCTGGGAATTCACCTCATAATAACCCATCTAGAAGGATCTAAGAGACCATCAGCTTCTCTACATTGTGCCCTACACATCATATTTCTCTGCTCATCCAGTCAGAAACAGGCAGAATCACCTGGCTGTTAGGCTCCTAGTCTACAGGCATCTGGGGATCATATTTTCCTTGGATTGAGAAAGATAAATCAGCTTCAGAAGGAACTTACTGAGATAGAGGTGCATGAGACGTAAAAATGTAATAGAACACATAATGGAGTAAAGGGGGCTCCCCATTTTGTTACTGCCACAAGAACAACTTGAAAACAGGATTCAGTAAGGTAAATAGATAACTCCAAATAAGGGTTCTAGGCAGTCACTAAGATCTGCTCTCAGGAATAtcagtaaatttatatttttcctttcctccaccAGTAAGTAAGTTGACATACAAGGAGCCATAAAACATGGAAAAGttaaaaaccaacaaagataattttcttcCGCTAACTAAACATTCACAGTCTTCTGGGGGAGACCTGTCCCTCTTTCCATCATGCCCACTTCTGAGCCAATTGTTTTTAATATCAAGGGAATCATGCAATGGGAACTGCAATTACTATACAGAATCCAAAACAGGTCAGGTCTCTGTGACCAATGAATTGCTGTCTCACACTCATATCCTGAGTAATCTCTTCATCAGGAGTGAAGCCAGACAGGCAATAGGACTGACTATGTAACCCCTGAGGGTATCGAGAAATTTTAAACATACTGATAGCTCTGTGACTTCATTCTGCCAATCTCATCTAAGAATTGCCCTAGCCCAGCAGCTTTCATGCTCTGCAGTAACTCCAAAGAGCTATTCAGACTTCTGAATGAAGACAGGCATCAATTACTATAAATtctaaaactcagaaaataatcagatggggccaggcacagtgttatAGCTATATTATGCAGCCCatcatcctaacactttgggaggccaaagaaggtggatcacttgaggtcaggagtttgagaccaacctggccaacatggtgaaactgcatctctactaaaaatacaaaaaattcgctgggtgcggtggcaggcctgtaatcccagctacttggaggctgaggtaggagaattacttgaaccttggaggcagaggctgcagtgagctgagactgcacactctactccagcctgggcagcagagcaacattctatctcaaaaaaaaaaaataataatcagatgAAATCCAGATTCTAGAAAACAAAATCCGTTTAGTACAAAACGATATGCACCACAGATAAATGCTTAATAGAATGTGTAGTCAGTGCCTTACTGATTTGAGACTGGACCTTACCTGAAACTCTCAGGTTCCCTTTTCCAAATCTGTAGCTATAATTCCTTAAATCACTATAGAgtcaataataagaaaaccttTGTAAATTTGCATTGCTGGCTCAGTATAAAATTAGAAGTTGATTAATTGAACCCGATTTCTATATCCTTAACATGTCTAACAGCTATCCAATAAGTGGTTTACAAATTGGGATACAGCTTCTCCTTTTgctcataaaatgaaattatttacctTCTCAcattaataagtaaatataaaactattgaATTCTTAGTTTTTCACATATAAAGCAGCAAAGGAAAGCCCTGTGTAAGAGTACACAGCCTTATATAAGAACATCTATTTCAATATATTAGATAACAGTCAGAttataaaatctcatttaaattctttggaaatttttctttctttttttctgggtagTCACTTATAAGCCAACTTATAACTGAGAATGAGGCAGAAACCACAACTTACATCTGTTGGAACTTGTAGCTCTTCTTTGGTATATTCATGAACTACCTGGATTAAATCTTTTGGAAAATATCCAAAAAGGTGCTCAACCTAtacaaaagaatgggcaaaaggGACAAATATCAATCAAATTCTGTATGAGAAATATAAACAAGAGACTTCTTAGTGGTGTAGAAAACATACAGGTAAGTAGATATAACTAAGAGAGGTAGATAGTTGCTGTTATAATTACACCAAGATTATTACTTATTACTCTGAAATTTTAAGTACAGAAACTTGTTAAGCCAACGTTTCTAAAACTGTGGAACTTATATAAGATTACATTTGGCTTAATTCTAAATGCAGGACATGTAAAATTAGTGTTTAGAAGTAGATAAAAGATCTGTGTAAGGgaatattattgtatattttatatgatgAAAACTATGCATAGTAAAGCAGGTTATAAACACAATTCCAAATAACTTCTAGCAAAAATGTGTCTTCACATTTCATAGCATTGTTCATAACCCAGGACTTATAAGTATTTCTTAAACAATAAACAACAGCCATGTTATaagtaaaaagaatacaaagtttCTAAAATACATGATCACTACAACAAAAGGTAAATACAGCTGATCCTTAAACAATACAGGTGTTTGGAGCACAGTCAAAAATCTGCACATAACTTCTGACTCCACAAAAACTTGACTACGAATAGCCTActattgaccagaagccttatcagtaacataaacagtcaattaatacatattttacatgttaTAGGTATACGTTTTATTCTTACAATAGAGTAagttagacaaaaaaaaaaaagtttattaaggCCAGGCAtcgtggatcatgcctgtaatcacactgGGCAGAGGCAGGGAATCACTTAAGTtccggagttccagaccagcctggtgacatagtgagaccttgtctctacaaaaattttttttaaaaactagctgagcacagtgccatgcacctatagtcccaactactggggaggctgaggtgggcggatgacttgagcccaggagattcaggctgcagtgaggctgtagtgagccatgatggcaccactgcactcaagcctgagtgtTAAAGTATGAAGAAAAtcgaaagaaagagaaaatatatttactattaatcattaagtggaagtggataaTCATCCTCATCGTCTTCATACTGGATAGGCtgaagcagaggaagaagaggaggggtaGGTCCTGCTGTTTCAGCAGTAGCAGAGGCAGAGGAGGTAGAAGAGGAGGCACACACGCTTGACGTAACTTTATGGAAGTGCAATGTAATTTCTGTCtagcttcttttgctttttcatttctctaaaaatgtttctgtatggtaccaattcttcttctactgtttgctttattttcagtGCCCATATCAGACATTGGCCCATGTTATAGCAGAAGTTAATAGCAGTCTTTAATAACTGAAGCCCTTCTATCAGACTGTCTGATATTGACTTGTTTTCTGGCCTTTAGGTCTTCTTCCTCACTGTCTGGCACTAGCTTTGAAGCACCCATTTCCATCAAGTTGTCTCCTGTTAATTCCTCTGGTGTGGTGTCTATTAGCTCTTAAATTTCTCCAAGATCCATATCTTGACATCCTTCATCCTCACCTTTTTTGCCATATCTACAATCTGTTCCATGATTTCCTTGACTGACTGTATCATAAATCCTATGAAATCAAGCACAACGTCTGGATATAGTTTTCTCCagtagtaatttattttttggggCTTGATGGCTTTCACAGTCTTTTCTATAACAATGATGACATCTTCAATGATATAATCCTACCAGAATTTCAAGATGTTCTTTCTATTAGCATTCTCTTTCATAGTGTTGACAATCCGTTCCACAAAGTATGGTGTGTAATGAGCCTTAAAGTTCCTCATGACCTACTAATCTAGAGGCTGAATTACAGACGTTGTGTTTAGGGCAAGTAGACCACTTCAACTCCTTTGGTACTGAACTCACAAGGTTGTGGATGGCTGGGGACATTGATgtcaaaagaactttaaaaagcagtTCCTTGCTGGCAAGTTACTTTCTAACTTCAGGGACAAAGCATTGATGGAATCAATCCAGAAAACGGGTTGTCATTGTTCAGACCTTCTTATTGCATATCCAAAAGACTGGCAGCTGGTATTCAACTTTCCTTTCAAGACTCAGGGGTTAGCAGATTTATAGATAAGGGCAGAAGGCAGTCCTGATTATAAACCCGACAGCATTTGCACAAAACAATGGAGTTGGCTTATCCTTCCTCTTTTAAATCCTGGCGCTTACTTGTTTTCCTTATTAACAAATGTCCtttatggcattttttttccccGAAATAGGGCACTTCTGTCAACATTAAAAATCTGTTCAGGCATATAGTCTCTCTCCTAAATGATATTCTTAATGCTGTCTAGGGACTATTCTACTGACTCCCGGTTGGCAGAAGCTGCTTCTGCTGTTGGTTTGACTTTCTTTAAGCCAAAccactttctaaaattatcaaaccatcctttgctggcattaaattctcCAGCATTAgacccttccctttccttttgctttaagttgtTATACAATGATTTTGCTTTGACTTAAATCACATTAGAATCTATAGGTATGCCTTTCTAATAGCAAGCCTATAAACACATAAAAGCTATACTTTTAATAGTACATAAAatggtattttgcaaaacaaaaagtgTAAGATCTTCATGACTGCTGGCATAGCTGCAATAACAGCTTCaaggatttccttttctttttttataatggTCCTTATGGTAGATTTGTTAATCTGGCAACCACAGCTGCAAACCTCAATCTACGGcacatatcaagcaattcaactttttcttgtaatgtcattaCTTTTCTCTGCTACTTGAGAGCACTTCCAACATCACTAGTGACACTTTGTATGGGTCTCAGAGTGTTACTCAAGGTTTACAGTATTGCACTAAACACAAAAAGTGTGCGAGAACCACAAGAGATAACTTTTTAAGCACTATACAATTTATTGGAGAGATGAATTGCTCATGTAGAATAATTCATGTCACATGGCATTTTAAGTGGAGACTCACAATACTTGAGCTCACCAGAATAGCAAGACTAGGTGGTTATGAAATATTATAGTACAGTATGTAGTACAATTAATTTATGCaattatgatttaatattttatctttacatttta
The Saimiri boliviensis isolate mSaiBol1 chromosome 18, mSaiBol1.pri, whole genome shotgun sequence genome window above contains:
- the LOC120361579 gene encoding LOW QUALITY PROTEIN: transport and Golgi organization protein 1 homolog (The sequence of the model RefSeq protein was modified relative to this genomic sequence to represent the inferred CDS: deleted 2 bases in 2 codons); this encodes MAAMPGLLFWLFVLGLPWRVPGRPDPSTGRRFSKDKLWADDECSTLMYRGEALDFTGPNCHFVNFKKGDPAYVYYKLARGSPEVWAGSVEHLFGYFPKDLIQVVHEYTKEELQVPTDEMDFVCFHGGRDDFDNYNVEELLEFLELYNSATGDSEKAIEKTSQDVEKNPELSKEREPEPDPVEANSVESDRVFSEKAKDLQEEFTAQKHHPHTNSQADHAQGEQPSFEASEEMLPDKLKVPEGENNKTSNSSQVSNEQDKIDGYKLLKKEMTLDLKTKFGSTADALVSDDERTRLVTSLEDDFDEDLDAEYYAVGKEDEDNQKDFDKLPLLTFIDGEDIKNPAKSGVEKYSTDKKQNSNEEDKVELTVHADIKNDDKNILTTWMDTIYSLDTGGKEKTDTLDLESSNSEEEKDDDALVPDSKQGKSRSATDYSNPDNVDDGLLIVDIPKMNNDKGPEVNTECHIKGKGQEVQESKKCLVQDETELEDEKQERMTVYSPTHSNNLNSMPAGEKGKDTLKSALDNKENDLNGAGIHISKGMPHEEKPGEQILEGGSESESAQKAAGNAMNAREIQQESLCTAPVMGDNHPNTSRDGVEGDASVNGTKPHTLPVEHQCEGFKEELVLKTQNQPTSSSPDEIGLPRERKEKATILGRNLSWQRERYVAAAVNKQISEKIRLSEGEAKEDSSDEEVFHHKAIQHTEEVGQTNQSDSTGEPALLSEAEEDDYPPEELLEDENAVSAKWSKEENPGIQGRQFHVNLQVPERAVLGTTNPDPETEESKRETGKILDSEKKCETAAKGFNTGGREPYTVVGKECPAADEKAHRPSKESDFSDSIKTQTPELAEALQKKDSDYLKNNNPEEHLKTSGLAEKPEGELIKEDHENTEKYMGTESQGSATVDLENDSFLWTPHTTVEPEYSDKREDLPIRSSFFKEQQSLRRFQKYFNVHKLESLLQEMSSKLKSAQQETLPYNVEKVLDKVFHASVSQILSIAEKMLDTRVAENRDLGMKENNIFPEAAVLDDIQDLIYFVRHKHSAAEETAILVMAPPLDEGLGGVMEELQPPLEDNVSQESTAELSVQAPEESTHLDQPVMRDTHASEVSLKPNTEKDLDPGQITTEYPPMDGVEANKQLEMVAEETASVTPLENAILLICSFTFYLTKLLVSTLPDDVQPTPDFYGLPWKPVLITAFLGIASVAVFFWRTILVAKSRVYQVTEQQISEKVKIIVKENTELVQKLSNYEQKIEESKKHIQETRKQNMILSDKAIKFKDKIKTLEKNNEILGDRAKNLRVMLESEREQNVKNQDLISENKSSIEKLKHDISMNASEFSEIQIALNEAKLSEEKVKSECHQVQEENARLKKKKEQLQQEIEDWRKLHAELSEQIKSFEKSQKDLEVALTHKDDNINALTNCITQLNQLECESESEGQNKGGNDSDELANGEVADNIIFCFLGDRNEKMKNQIKQMMDVSRTQTAISVVEEDLKCLQVKLKASMSTKCNLEDQIKKLEDDRNSLQSAKDGREDEYRTLRQKVEILNELYQQKEMALQKKLSQEEYELQEREQRLSAADEKAGSAAEEVKTYKRRIEEMENELQKTERLFKNQIATHEKKAHENWLKARAAERAIAEEKSEATNLRHKLLELTEKMAMLREEPVILKPMPGRRNTQNCPERGPLSQNGSFGPPPVSGGECCPPLTVEPPVRPLAATLSRRDMPRSEFGSVDGPLSHHQWSAEASGKPSPSDPESGTATMMNNSSRGSSPTMVMDEGKQTVLQEPEVPSVPSITASAEHPVAVNRTPKGPPPFPGVPLMSTPMGGPVPPPTPYGPPPQLCGPFGPRPIPPPFGPGMHPPLGLREFAPGKRDLPLHPREFLPGHAPFRPLGPLGPREYFIPGIRLPPPTHVPQDYPPPAARDLLQPGSRDEPPPASQSTSQDCSPALKQSP